A DNA window from Melanotaenia boesemani isolate fMelBoe1 chromosome 6, fMelBoe1.pri, whole genome shotgun sequence contains the following coding sequences:
- the LOC121641413 gene encoding SUN domain-containing protein 3-like yields the protein MSRRSSRLASLGYYDSNGIPTINYKETPWRSRKRRRVRPQVPEEMISPVEDEFPVCNTFDAEEECSKIKLLLSMLYVFLIIFSVGLAFLISAMSIYRPEQYIEQPCFQIMYKENFKLKWKEPKAEFLPNVALASLGANVVSGRTSASYNWKRPFFCKLFRTCKLVSPGVVIQGSSELLPGNCWSFAGQQGHITINLSHKVPISHVTLGHILKSVSPSGTTPSAPKEFSVYGKKTVEDEGTLLGTFTYDNNGDQFQTFKTEDHSEDMFSSVKLKVNSNWGKPEYTCLYNVRVHGMISSPYSILTQPHGACFVSLSCPLHPQPAEADGRPP from the exons ATGTCACGAAGAAGCTCTAGACTGGCATCCCTTGGATACTATGATAGTAATGGTATACCAACCATTAATTACAAAGAGACACCTTGGAG ATCACGTAAAAGGCGAAGAGTTCGTCCTCAAGTCCCGGAGGAGATGATATCTCCTGTAGAAGACGAGTTCCCCGTCTGCAACACTTTTGATGCAGAAGAAGagtgcagtaaaataaaactgctaCTTTCTAtgttatatgtatttttaataatcTTCAGTGTTG GACTTGCATTTCTGATTAGTGCAATGAGCATATATCGCCCAGAACAGTATATTGAACAACCATGTTTTCAAATCATGTACAAGGAGAATTTTAAGTTAAAGTGGAAAGAACCAAAAGCAGAATTTCTGCCAAATGTTGCTCTGGCATCACTAG GAGCAAACGTTGTATCTGGCAGGACCTCAGCATCATACAATTGGAAGAGGCCATTTTTCTGCAAACTTTTTCGAACATGCAAATTAGTTTCTCCAGGAGTTGTCATACAG gGATCATCAGAGCTGCTTCCTGGAAACTGCTGGTCCTTTGCTGGTCAGCAAGGACACATTACTATTAACCTGTCTCACAAAGTTCCCATCAGCCATGTGACTCTGGGTCACATATTGAAGTCGGTGTCTCCATCTGGCACCACACCAAGTGCACCTAAGGAGTTTTCTGTCTAT GGAAAGAAAACAGTAGAAGATGAGGGAACTCTTCTTGGAACCTTTACATATGATAATAATGGAGACCAGTTccaaacttttaaaacagaG GACCATAGCGAGGAcatgtttagttcagtaaaGTTAAAGGTGAACAGCAACTGGGGCAAGCCGGAGTACACCTGTCTGTACAATGTCAGAGTACACGGGATGATAAGTAGCCCATACA GTATCCTGACTCAGCCTCATGGTGCTTGTTTTGTCTCTCtgtcctgtcctctccatcccCAACCGGccgaggcagatggccgccctccctga